The Sebastes fasciatus isolate fSebFas1 chromosome 13, fSebFas1.pri, whole genome shotgun sequence genome includes a region encoding these proteins:
- the xab2 gene encoding pre-mRNA-splicing factor SYF1 — protein sequence MPSLNGKPDVMFEDDDLPYEEEIIRNPYSVKCWMRYIEFKQNGGKSTLNMIYERALKELPGSYKLWYNYLRERRKQVKGKCVTEPGYEEVNNCHERALVFMHKMPRIWLDYCQFLVSQSKITRSRQTFDRALRALPVTQHPRIWPLYLRFVRNLPLPETAIRVYRRYLKLSPENTEEYIDYLRSVGRLDEAAVRLAAVVNDESFVSKEGKSNYQLWHELCDLISQNPDKVTSLKVGAIIRGGLTRFTDQLGKLWCSLADYYIRSGHFEKARDVYEEAILTVVTVRDFTQVFDSYAQFEESMIAAKMETTAEIGKDEEEDVDMELRLARFEQLIARRPLLLNSVLLRQNPHNVHEWHKRVKLYEGIPRQIINTYTEAVQTVDPMKATGKPHSLWVSFAKFYEENEQLDDARTIFEKATKVNYKQVDDLAAVWCEYGEMELRHENYEQALRILRKATAIPSKKAEYFDVSEPVQNRVYKSLKVWSMLADLEESLGTFQSTKAVYDRIIDLRIATPQIIINYAMFLEEHNYFEESFKAYERGIALFRWPNVYDIWNTYLTKFIDRYGGKKLERARDLFEQALDGCPAKFAKTIYLLYAKLEEGYGLARHAMAVYERATQAVDTDERHHMFNIYIKRAAEIYGVTYTRAIYQKAIEVLPDEHARDMCLRFADMESKLGEIDRGRAIYSYCSQICDPRVTATFWQTWKEFEIRHGNEDTIREMLRIKRSVQATYNTQVNFMSSQMMKAITLSTGTVSDLAPGGMGIDDMKMLEQKAQQLAAEAEQDKPKPKEKILFVRSDTSRSELAELAKQANPDEIDIDDDEDGDDEDQGPDEVQLEQKSVPTAVFGGLKED from the exons ATGCCTTCACTAAACGGAAAACCCGATGTTATGTTT GAGGACGATGATCTGCCTTATGAAGAGGAGATCATCAGGAACCCGTACTCAGTCAAGTGCTGGATGCGTTACATCGAATTCAAACAGAATGGAGGAAAATCCACCCTGAACATGATCTATGAGCGGGCACTGAAAGAGCTGCCTGGCAG CTACAAACTGTGGTACAATTATCTGCGAGAGAGACGGAAACAAGTCAAAGGGAAATGTGTCACTGAACCAGGCTATGAAGAGGTCAATAATTGCCATGAAAGGGCATTGGTGTTCATGCATAAG ATGCCTAGGATATGGCTTGATTACTGCCAGTTCCTTGTGTCTCAAAGCAAGATCACAAGAAGTCGGCAAACATTCGACCGTGCACTCAGAGCTCTTCCTGTTACTCAGCACCCGCGCATCTGGCCTCTGTATCTCCGCTTTGTCCGGAACCTGCCCCTGCCTGAGACGGCCATCCGGGTGTACCGCAGGTACCTtaag CTTTCTCCAGAGAATACAGAGGAATACATAGACTACTTGCGGTCTGTTGGCCGCTTGGATGAAGCAGCTGTGCGACTAGCAGCGGTTGTCAATGACGAAAGCTTTGTGTCCAAAGAGGGAAAATCTAACTATCAA CTGTGGCATGAGCTATGCGACCTGATCTCCCAGAATCCAGACAAAGTGACCTCTCTGAAAGTAGGAGCCATCATCCGAGGAGGCCTCACTCGCTTCACAGACCAACTTGGAAAACTGTGGTGCTCTTTAGCTGACTATTACATCAGGAGTGGTCACTTTGAGAAG GCCCGTGATGTGTATGaggaggccatccttaccgtgGTAACTGTGAGGGATTTCACACAAGTGTTTGATAGTTATGCCCAGTTTGAAGAAAGCATGATCGCAGCGAAGATGGAGACCACTGCCGAGATTGGGAAGGATGAAGAAG AGGACGTAGACATGGAGCTCAGACTGGCCCGCTTTGAGCAGCTGATAGCCCGGCGGCCCCTCCTGTTGAACAGTGTTTTACTGCGGCAGAACCCTCATAATGTCCATGAGTGGCACAAGCGGGTGAAACTGTACGAGGGCATTCCACGGCAG ATCATCAACACCTACACTGAAGCAGTGCAGACTGTGGATCCAATGAAGGCCACAGGAAAGCCTCATTCTCTCTGGGTTTCCTTCGCTAAATTCTACGAGGAAAATGAGCAGCTGGATGAT GCCAGGACCATTTTTGAGAAGGCTACCAAGGTGAACTACAAGCAGGTGGATGACCTTGCTGCAGTGTGGTGTGAATATGGAGAAATGGAGCTGCGCCATGAGAACTATGAACAGGCACTGCGCATACTGAGG AAAGCTACAGCCATCCCATCCAAGAAAGCGGAGTACTTTGATGTATCTGAGCCGGTCCAAAACCGAGTTTACAAGTCCTTGAAGGTCTGGTCCATGCTGGCGGACTTGGAGGAGAGTCTCGGCACCTTCCAG TCTACAAAAGCAGTGTATGATCGCATCATTGACCTCCGCATCGCCACGCCACAGATCATCATCAACTACGCCATGTTCCTTGAAGAGCACAACTACTTTGAGGAAAGCTTCAAA GCATACGAGCGCGGTATTGCTCTCTTCAGGTGGCCAAATGTTTACGACATCTGGAACACTTACCTGACTAAGTTCATTGATCGTTACGGAGGCAAGAAGCTGGAGAGAGCTCGAGATTTATTTGAACAAGCCCTGGATGGCTGCCCTGCCAAGTTTGCCAAGA CCATTTACCTGTTGTATGCCAAATTGGAGGAGGGATACGGATTGGCGCGACACGCCATGGCTGTCTATGAAAGAGCAACGCAGGCAGTAGACACGGACGAGAGACATCACATGTTCAATATCTACATCAAGAGAGCAGCTGAAATTTATGGAGTCACGTATACCAGAGCGATTTACCAGAAAGCTATCGAG GTCCTCCCTGATGAGCATGCGAGGGACATGTGTCTGCGCTTTGCCGACATGGAGAGTAAGCTCGGTGAGATTGATCGGGGCAGAGCCATCTACTCCTACTGCTCCCAGATCTGCGACCCAcgg GTGACCGCAACTTTCTGGCAGACTTGGAAAGAATTTGAGATCCGCCACGGAAACGAGGACACGATCAGAGAAATGCTGAGGATCAAACGAAGTGTGCAAGCCACATACAACACCCAGGTCAACTTTATGTCGTCTCAGATGATGAAGGCCATAACGCTCTCCACAGGCACTG TGTCAGATCTTGCTCCGGGCGGAATGGGAATTGATGACATGAAGATGCTGGAGCAGAAAGCACAGCAGCTCGCTGCAGAGGCCGAGCAGGACAAACCCAAGCCCAAAGAGAAGATTCTCTTCGTCAG GAGTGACACCTCTCGCAGCGAGTTGGCTGAGCTCGCCAAACAAGCCAATCCTGATGAGATCGACATTGACGATGACGAggatggagatgatgaagacCAGGGACCAGATG AGGTGCAGCTTGAGCAGAAGAGCGTCCCCACAGCTGTCTTCGGAGGGCTTAAAGAGGACTGA